One part of the Microtus ochrogaster isolate Prairie Vole_2 chromosome 16, MicOch1.0, whole genome shotgun sequence genome encodes these proteins:
- the Znf169 gene encoding zinc finger protein 169 isoform X3 has translation MAPGLLTTRDKALMAFHDVAVAFNQTEWELLSPAQRILYRDVMLENYSHLVSLGIAFSKPKLITQLEQGAEPWRDGSECLLDLCLAEPRTELEPGLSCPISFASPDVLRVCVLSEHPPQTFPSPPAGSNLQPEAPGCCISERDEEGASSDALLQRASPTGILQTLFSPCQGQAVYWVEEGSRKPTDLDAAPGGIPEKAGTVLKGSDGSESGAVLQGAFPPGLPDATSLFSPQKHHDYPDCVTGFCQRSDLMKPQGMQGGEKPYSCAECGHQFTLKASLTVHQRKHSGEKPYVCGECGRGFMYLSSLNNHKKIIHSGERPLVCPECGRGFRQKVDLLLHQRTHLDKKPFVCPECGRGFCRKASLLQHRWSSHSDDNPFICSVCGRGFRLLSRLLTHQITHSGEKPYVCAECGQRFGQKGTLIRHQKTHTGEKPHVCRQCGWSFTQKVNLIRHQRIHTEEKPYLCPECGRAFEFKSLLTRHQKTHMGEKPYVCSHCGRGFSHKFNLIGHQRIHTGELPFLCPECGRGFVKEATLIRHQRTHAGWQKPYQCPECGRAFEFKSLLTRHQKIHTGEKPYVCPQCGRGFSQKFNLIGHQRTHTGEKPYVCAQCGRSFRQKFNLIRHQRIHTGEKPYLCAECGHEFRKKVSLIRHQRTHGEEKPYRCSECERAFEFKSLLIRHQKTHTGEKPYVCAQCGKAFSQKFNLIGHQRSHTGEKPYLCPQCGRAFAFKYLLTRHQRRHSK, from the exons ATGGCCCCAGGGCTCCTGACAACCAGAGACAAG GCGTTAATGGCCTTCCATGATGTGGCTGTGGCTTTCAACCAGACGGAGTGGGAACTGTTGAGTCCTGCACAGAGGATCCTCTACAGGGACGTGATGCTGGAGAATTATAGCCACCTGGTCTCCCTGG GAATTGCATTTTCCAAACCCAAACTCATCACACAGCTGGAACAAGGGGCGGaaccctggagagatggcagtgaATGCCTTCTGGACCTTTGTCTGG CAGAACCCAGGACAGAATTAGAGCCCGGTCTCTCCTGCCCGATATCCTTTGCTAGTCCCGACGTCCTCAGAGTGTGTGTGCTGAGTGAACACCCCCCTCAGACTTTCCCAAGCCCGCCAGCAGGCAGCAACCTCCAGCCGGAAGCTCCTGGCTGTTGTATCAGTGAACGAGATGAAGAGGGGGCCAGCAGCGATGCTCTGCTGCAGAGGGCGAGTCCAACCGGGATCCTGCAGACGCTGTTTAGCCCGTGTCAAGGTCAGGCAGTATACTGGGtggaagaaggcagcaggaaacCAACAGACCTTGACGCGGCCCCAGGAGGCATCCCCGAGAAGGCAGGCACAGTATTGAAGGGGTCCGACGGGTCAGAATCTGGAGCAGTTCTACAGGGAGCATTTCCTCCAGGGCTTCCCGATGCCACCAGCCTTTTCAGCCCTCAGAAGCATCATGACTATCCTGACTGTGTAACAGGCTTTTGCCAGAGGTCAGACCTCATGAAGCCCCAGGGGATGCAGGGAGGCGAGAAGCCTTACTCGTGCGCTGAGTGCGGGCACCAGTTTACTCTGAAGGCTTCCCTCACGGTCCATCAGAGGAAACACTCGGGAGAGAAGCCGTATGTGTGTGGGGAGTGTGGGCGAGGTTTCATGTATTTATCCTCTCTCAACAACCACAAGAAGATCATTCACTCCGGAGAGAGACCCCTTGTATGTCCGGAGTGTGGGCGAGGCTTCCGCCAGAAGGTGGACCTCCTCCTTCATCAGAGGACTCACCTGGACAAAAAGCCCTTCGTGTGCCCGGAGTGTGGGAGAGGCTTTTGCCGAAAGGCCTCGCTGCTGCAACACAGGTGGAGCTCCCACTCTGACGACAACCCCTTCATCTGCTCTGTGTGTGGCCGTGGCTTCCGACTGCTCTCCAGGCTGCTCACGCATCAGATCACACACTCTGGGGAGAAGCCCTATGTTTGTGCTGAGTGCGGGCAACGCTTTGGCCAAAAGGGCACGCTCATCCGACACCAGAAGACACACACCGGGGAGAAACCTCACGTGTGTCGCCAGTGTGGCTGGAGTTTCACCCAGAAGGTCAACCTCATCAGGCACCAGAGGATCCACACCGAGGAGAAGCCTTACCTGTGCCCCGAGTGTGGGCGAGCCTTTGAATTCAAGTCCCTGCTCACCCGACACCAGAAGACACACATGGGGGAGAAGCCGTATGTGTGCTCCCACTGCGGCAGGGGTTTCAGCCACAAGTTCAACCTCATCGGGCACCAGAGAATTCACACGGGGGAGCTCCCTTTTCTGTGCCCTGAGTGTGGGCGTGGTTTTGTAAAGGAGGCCACGCTGATCAGACACCAGAGGACCCACGCAGGGTGGCAGAAGCCTTACCAGTGTCCCGAGTGTGGGCGAGCCTTTGAATTCAAATCACTGCTCACCAGACACCAGAAGATACACACAGGGGAGAAGCCGTATGTGTGCCCCCAGTGTGGCAGGGGTTTCAGTCAGAAGTTCAACCTCATCGGGCACCAGAGGACACACACAGGGGAGAAGCCCTACGTGTGTGCGCAGTGTGGCCGGAGCTTCAGGCAGAAGTTCAACCTCATCAGGCACCAGAGAATCCATACGGGAGAGAAACCTTACCTGTGCGCCGAGTGTGGGCATGAGTTTCGAAAGAAGGTCTCTCTCATCAGACACCAGAGGACTCACGGAGAGGAGAAGCCCTACCGGTGCTCCGAGTGTGAACGGGCATTTGAGTTTAAGTCACTCCTCATCAGGCACCAGAAGACGCACACGGGAGAGAAGCCCTATGTGTGTGCCCAGTGTGGCAAGGCTTTTAGCCAGAAGTTCAACCTCATTGGGCACCAGAGGAGCCATACTGGGGAGAAGCCTTACCTGTGCCCCCAGTGCGGGCGCGCGTTTGCCTTTAAGTATCTTCTCACCCGACACCAGAGGAGACATTCTAAGTAG
- the Znf169 gene encoding zinc finger protein 169 isoform X2 has protein sequence MLPSGGNLTKKLSGATVTWSLACWETSFLGLCSLKLDLRRDVPILRSKNDCRVAGLADWTLRADSCPESVFPECTMAPGLLTTRDKALMAFHDVAVAFNQTEWELLSPAQRILYRDVMLENYSHLVSLGIAFSKPKLITQLEQGAEPWRDGSECLLDLCLEPRTELEPGLSCPISFASPDVLRVCVLSEHPPQTFPSPPAGSNLQPEAPGCCISERDEEGASSDALLQRASPTGILQTLFSPCQGQAVYWVEEGSRKPTDLDAAPGGIPEKAGTVLKGSDGSESGAVLQGAFPPGLPDATSLFSPQKHHDYPDCVTGFCQRSDLMKPQGMQGGEKPYSCAECGHQFTLKASLTVHQRKHSGEKPYVCGECGRGFMYLSSLNNHKKIIHSGERPLVCPECGRGFRQKVDLLLHQRTHLDKKPFVCPECGRGFCRKASLLQHRWSSHSDDNPFICSVCGRGFRLLSRLLTHQITHSGEKPYVCAECGQRFGQKGTLIRHQKTHTGEKPHVCRQCGWSFTQKVNLIRHQRIHTEEKPYLCPECGRAFEFKSLLTRHQKTHMGEKPYVCSHCGRGFSHKFNLIGHQRIHTGELPFLCPECGRGFVKEATLIRHQRTHAGWQKPYQCPECGRAFEFKSLLTRHQKIHTGEKPYVCPQCGRGFSQKFNLIGHQRTHTGEKPYVCAQCGRSFRQKFNLIRHQRIHTGEKPYLCAECGHEFRKKVSLIRHQRTHGEEKPYRCSECERAFEFKSLLIRHQKTHTGEKPYVCAQCGKAFSQKFNLIGHQRSHTGEKPYLCPQCGRAFAFKYLLTRHQRRHSK, from the exons ATGCTGCCATCTGGTGGCAATTTAACAAAAAAGCTCTCCGGCGCCACTGTCACATGGTCCTTGGCCTGCTGGGAAACTTCCTTCCTAGGCTTGTGTTCTTTGAAACTAGACTTGAGAAGAGACGTGCCCATTCTTAGAAGCAAGAATGACTGCAGGGTTGCTGGACTTGCAG attGGACTCTGCGAGCAGACTCTTGTCCAGAGAGTGTGTTCCCAGAGTGCACGATGGCCCCAGGGCTCCTGACAACCAGAGACAAG GCGTTAATGGCCTTCCATGATGTGGCTGTGGCTTTCAACCAGACGGAGTGGGAACTGTTGAGTCCTGCACAGAGGATCCTCTACAGGGACGTGATGCTGGAGAATTATAGCCACCTGGTCTCCCTGG GAATTGCATTTTCCAAACCCAAACTCATCACACAGCTGGAACAAGGGGCGGaaccctggagagatggcagtgaATGCCTTCTGGACCTTTGTCTGG AACCCAGGACAGAATTAGAGCCCGGTCTCTCCTGCCCGATATCCTTTGCTAGTCCCGACGTCCTCAGAGTGTGTGTGCTGAGTGAACACCCCCCTCAGACTTTCCCAAGCCCGCCAGCAGGCAGCAACCTCCAGCCGGAAGCTCCTGGCTGTTGTATCAGTGAACGAGATGAAGAGGGGGCCAGCAGCGATGCTCTGCTGCAGAGGGCGAGTCCAACCGGGATCCTGCAGACGCTGTTTAGCCCGTGTCAAGGTCAGGCAGTATACTGGGtggaagaaggcagcaggaaacCAACAGACCTTGACGCGGCCCCAGGAGGCATCCCCGAGAAGGCAGGCACAGTATTGAAGGGGTCCGACGGGTCAGAATCTGGAGCAGTTCTACAGGGAGCATTTCCTCCAGGGCTTCCCGATGCCACCAGCCTTTTCAGCCCTCAGAAGCATCATGACTATCCTGACTGTGTAACAGGCTTTTGCCAGAGGTCAGACCTCATGAAGCCCCAGGGGATGCAGGGAGGCGAGAAGCCTTACTCGTGCGCTGAGTGCGGGCACCAGTTTACTCTGAAGGCTTCCCTCACGGTCCATCAGAGGAAACACTCGGGAGAGAAGCCGTATGTGTGTGGGGAGTGTGGGCGAGGTTTCATGTATTTATCCTCTCTCAACAACCACAAGAAGATCATTCACTCCGGAGAGAGACCCCTTGTATGTCCGGAGTGTGGGCGAGGCTTCCGCCAGAAGGTGGACCTCCTCCTTCATCAGAGGACTCACCTGGACAAAAAGCCCTTCGTGTGCCCGGAGTGTGGGAGAGGCTTTTGCCGAAAGGCCTCGCTGCTGCAACACAGGTGGAGCTCCCACTCTGACGACAACCCCTTCATCTGCTCTGTGTGTGGCCGTGGCTTCCGACTGCTCTCCAGGCTGCTCACGCATCAGATCACACACTCTGGGGAGAAGCCCTATGTTTGTGCTGAGTGCGGGCAACGCTTTGGCCAAAAGGGCACGCTCATCCGACACCAGAAGACACACACCGGGGAGAAACCTCACGTGTGTCGCCAGTGTGGCTGGAGTTTCACCCAGAAGGTCAACCTCATCAGGCACCAGAGGATCCACACCGAGGAGAAGCCTTACCTGTGCCCCGAGTGTGGGCGAGCCTTTGAATTCAAGTCCCTGCTCACCCGACACCAGAAGACACACATGGGGGAGAAGCCGTATGTGTGCTCCCACTGCGGCAGGGGTTTCAGCCACAAGTTCAACCTCATCGGGCACCAGAGAATTCACACGGGGGAGCTCCCTTTTCTGTGCCCTGAGTGTGGGCGTGGTTTTGTAAAGGAGGCCACGCTGATCAGACACCAGAGGACCCACGCAGGGTGGCAGAAGCCTTACCAGTGTCCCGAGTGTGGGCGAGCCTTTGAATTCAAATCACTGCTCACCAGACACCAGAAGATACACACAGGGGAGAAGCCGTATGTGTGCCCCCAGTGTGGCAGGGGTTTCAGTCAGAAGTTCAACCTCATCGGGCACCAGAGGACACACACAGGGGAGAAGCCCTACGTGTGTGCGCAGTGTGGCCGGAGCTTCAGGCAGAAGTTCAACCTCATCAGGCACCAGAGAATCCATACGGGAGAGAAACCTTACCTGTGCGCCGAGTGTGGGCATGAGTTTCGAAAGAAGGTCTCTCTCATCAGACACCAGAGGACTCACGGAGAGGAGAAGCCCTACCGGTGCTCCGAGTGTGAACGGGCATTTGAGTTTAAGTCACTCCTCATCAGGCACCAGAAGACGCACACGGGAGAGAAGCCCTATGTGTGTGCCCAGTGTGGCAAGGCTTTTAGCCAGAAGTTCAACCTCATTGGGCACCAGAGGAGCCATACTGGGGAGAAGCCTTACCTGTGCCCCCAGTGCGGGCGCGCGTTTGCCTTTAAGTATCTTCTCACCCGACACCAGAGGAGACATTCTAAGTAG
- the Znf169 gene encoding zinc finger protein 169 isoform X1: MLPSGGNLTKKLSGATVTWSLACWETSFLGLCSLKLDLRRDVPILRSKNDCRVAGLADWTLRADSCPESVFPECTMAPGLLTTRDKALMAFHDVAVAFNQTEWELLSPAQRILYRDVMLENYSHLVSLGIAFSKPKLITQLEQGAEPWRDGSECLLDLCLAEPRTELEPGLSCPISFASPDVLRVCVLSEHPPQTFPSPPAGSNLQPEAPGCCISERDEEGASSDALLQRASPTGILQTLFSPCQGQAVYWVEEGSRKPTDLDAAPGGIPEKAGTVLKGSDGSESGAVLQGAFPPGLPDATSLFSPQKHHDYPDCVTGFCQRSDLMKPQGMQGGEKPYSCAECGHQFTLKASLTVHQRKHSGEKPYVCGECGRGFMYLSSLNNHKKIIHSGERPLVCPECGRGFRQKVDLLLHQRTHLDKKPFVCPECGRGFCRKASLLQHRWSSHSDDNPFICSVCGRGFRLLSRLLTHQITHSGEKPYVCAECGQRFGQKGTLIRHQKTHTGEKPHVCRQCGWSFTQKVNLIRHQRIHTEEKPYLCPECGRAFEFKSLLTRHQKTHMGEKPYVCSHCGRGFSHKFNLIGHQRIHTGELPFLCPECGRGFVKEATLIRHQRTHAGWQKPYQCPECGRAFEFKSLLTRHQKIHTGEKPYVCPQCGRGFSQKFNLIGHQRTHTGEKPYVCAQCGRSFRQKFNLIRHQRIHTGEKPYLCAECGHEFRKKVSLIRHQRTHGEEKPYRCSECERAFEFKSLLIRHQKTHTGEKPYVCAQCGKAFSQKFNLIGHQRSHTGEKPYLCPQCGRAFAFKYLLTRHQRRHSK, from the exons ATGCTGCCATCTGGTGGCAATTTAACAAAAAAGCTCTCCGGCGCCACTGTCACATGGTCCTTGGCCTGCTGGGAAACTTCCTTCCTAGGCTTGTGTTCTTTGAAACTAGACTTGAGAAGAGACGTGCCCATTCTTAGAAGCAAGAATGACTGCAGGGTTGCTGGACTTGCAG attGGACTCTGCGAGCAGACTCTTGTCCAGAGAGTGTGTTCCCAGAGTGCACGATGGCCCCAGGGCTCCTGACAACCAGAGACAAG GCGTTAATGGCCTTCCATGATGTGGCTGTGGCTTTCAACCAGACGGAGTGGGAACTGTTGAGTCCTGCACAGAGGATCCTCTACAGGGACGTGATGCTGGAGAATTATAGCCACCTGGTCTCCCTGG GAATTGCATTTTCCAAACCCAAACTCATCACACAGCTGGAACAAGGGGCGGaaccctggagagatggcagtgaATGCCTTCTGGACCTTTGTCTGG CAGAACCCAGGACAGAATTAGAGCCCGGTCTCTCCTGCCCGATATCCTTTGCTAGTCCCGACGTCCTCAGAGTGTGTGTGCTGAGTGAACACCCCCCTCAGACTTTCCCAAGCCCGCCAGCAGGCAGCAACCTCCAGCCGGAAGCTCCTGGCTGTTGTATCAGTGAACGAGATGAAGAGGGGGCCAGCAGCGATGCTCTGCTGCAGAGGGCGAGTCCAACCGGGATCCTGCAGACGCTGTTTAGCCCGTGTCAAGGTCAGGCAGTATACTGGGtggaagaaggcagcaggaaacCAACAGACCTTGACGCGGCCCCAGGAGGCATCCCCGAGAAGGCAGGCACAGTATTGAAGGGGTCCGACGGGTCAGAATCTGGAGCAGTTCTACAGGGAGCATTTCCTCCAGGGCTTCCCGATGCCACCAGCCTTTTCAGCCCTCAGAAGCATCATGACTATCCTGACTGTGTAACAGGCTTTTGCCAGAGGTCAGACCTCATGAAGCCCCAGGGGATGCAGGGAGGCGAGAAGCCTTACTCGTGCGCTGAGTGCGGGCACCAGTTTACTCTGAAGGCTTCCCTCACGGTCCATCAGAGGAAACACTCGGGAGAGAAGCCGTATGTGTGTGGGGAGTGTGGGCGAGGTTTCATGTATTTATCCTCTCTCAACAACCACAAGAAGATCATTCACTCCGGAGAGAGACCCCTTGTATGTCCGGAGTGTGGGCGAGGCTTCCGCCAGAAGGTGGACCTCCTCCTTCATCAGAGGACTCACCTGGACAAAAAGCCCTTCGTGTGCCCGGAGTGTGGGAGAGGCTTTTGCCGAAAGGCCTCGCTGCTGCAACACAGGTGGAGCTCCCACTCTGACGACAACCCCTTCATCTGCTCTGTGTGTGGCCGTGGCTTCCGACTGCTCTCCAGGCTGCTCACGCATCAGATCACACACTCTGGGGAGAAGCCCTATGTTTGTGCTGAGTGCGGGCAACGCTTTGGCCAAAAGGGCACGCTCATCCGACACCAGAAGACACACACCGGGGAGAAACCTCACGTGTGTCGCCAGTGTGGCTGGAGTTTCACCCAGAAGGTCAACCTCATCAGGCACCAGAGGATCCACACCGAGGAGAAGCCTTACCTGTGCCCCGAGTGTGGGCGAGCCTTTGAATTCAAGTCCCTGCTCACCCGACACCAGAAGACACACATGGGGGAGAAGCCGTATGTGTGCTCCCACTGCGGCAGGGGTTTCAGCCACAAGTTCAACCTCATCGGGCACCAGAGAATTCACACGGGGGAGCTCCCTTTTCTGTGCCCTGAGTGTGGGCGTGGTTTTGTAAAGGAGGCCACGCTGATCAGACACCAGAGGACCCACGCAGGGTGGCAGAAGCCTTACCAGTGTCCCGAGTGTGGGCGAGCCTTTGAATTCAAATCACTGCTCACCAGACACCAGAAGATACACACAGGGGAGAAGCCGTATGTGTGCCCCCAGTGTGGCAGGGGTTTCAGTCAGAAGTTCAACCTCATCGGGCACCAGAGGACACACACAGGGGAGAAGCCCTACGTGTGTGCGCAGTGTGGCCGGAGCTTCAGGCAGAAGTTCAACCTCATCAGGCACCAGAGAATCCATACGGGAGAGAAACCTTACCTGTGCGCCGAGTGTGGGCATGAGTTTCGAAAGAAGGTCTCTCTCATCAGACACCAGAGGACTCACGGAGAGGAGAAGCCCTACCGGTGCTCCGAGTGTGAACGGGCATTTGAGTTTAAGTCACTCCTCATCAGGCACCAGAAGACGCACACGGGAGAGAAGCCCTATGTGTGTGCCCAGTGTGGCAAGGCTTTTAGCCAGAAGTTCAACCTCATTGGGCACCAGAGGAGCCATACTGGGGAGAAGCCTTACCTGTGCCCCCAGTGCGGGCGCGCGTTTGCCTTTAAGTATCTTCTCACCCGACACCAGAGGAGACATTCTAAGTAG